The window CGAGCATTCGCGCGATGAAATCGTCGTATTTGATCTTGCCATCGGATCCGACGTCGACCTCCCGGATCCACTCGTCGAACTCCGCCGGCTCCAGTTTCTCGCCGATGTTGGTGAGGATGTGCCGCAGCTCCTTCACCACCACGAATCCGGTGCCCTCCTTGTCGAGCACCTGGAACGCGTCGCGGAGCTGCTTGTCGAACGGCTCCGCCTTGAGGTGCTTCGCCATCAGGTCGAGGAACCTCTGGAAATCGAACGGCGCCGTCAGCTTCTCCTCCGCGATCACCGATTTCAGCTGCGCCTGCGTCGGATTGCCGCCGAGGGAGCGCATCAGGATCCCGAGCTCCGACGCCGCGATTTTGCCGTCGCTGTCGGCGTCGAAGAGGTTGAACGCCTCCTTCATCGATGCTACCTGCTCGTCGCTTAGCCCCATTTTTGCGATTGGCTTTGAtctgattttgaatttctgattgtggtttttttggattttgggaaAACGATCTGATTGAGCTGCTGATTAAATGCGAAAAGTGTGTTGCTCACCACTACAAAAATGGGCTATCACTACACTCTATGACTAATTCcacaaattatatttctcattatatttaattgaacctaaataaaatcaaaatttcatatagtattatagtatatatgaTTAacgggatgtgatcaaatgaaaactctaaatattttacaaattcaaaactatgatttggaccattgaaaaatgtcaacaaatcataaaaaggcatcaaaaggaaaatatcaacgtaaatttcaacggtagtcaataattgatgttgtggtgatattaaaatattgaaattttacatgaTATTGATACTGTATTGgaactgtgttgaagctgtgttgaaagttttgagtttgtacaatatataagtttgcattttgaATAAGTCTAAAACAATATTACTATATGTCTCTTCACTCTTGTTGCGTTCACCGATGAAGTTCGTTTTGGCATGAGGTTGTAGAGACGGTGCAAGATAGAGATTTATTGGTTGTAACCATAAAA is drawn from Salvia hispanica cultivar TCC Black 2014 chromosome 6, UniMelb_Shisp_WGS_1.0, whole genome shotgun sequence and contains these coding sequences:
- the LOC125196790 gene encoding probable calcium-binding protein CML13, which produces MGLSDEQVASMKEAFNLFDADSDGKIAASELGILMRSLGGNPTQAQLKSVIAEEKLTAPFDFQRFLDLMAKHLKAEPFDKQLRDAFQVLDKEGTGFVVVKELRHILTNIGEKLEPAEFDEWIREVDVGSDGKIKYDDFIARMLAK